From Sphingobacterium bambusae:
ACGCCACAGGGTAATACATTTACGTTGGATTTTGCGAAAGCCGCCATAGAGAACGAGCAGTTAGGGAATAACCCTAGCAAAAGTACCGATTTTCTTTGCGTCAGTCTTTCGGCAACGGATTATGTGGGGCACCGTTATTCTCTCTCGGCTGTCGAGATTGAAGATACCTACCTCCGCTTGGATCGGGACATAGCCGATTTCCTCGCTTATCTTGATAAGACCGTAGGAAAAGATAATTATACCCTTTTCCTTACAGCAGATCATGCTGCATCCTACAACCCGATGTATTATACCGACCAGAAAGGTAATGGAGGCTATCTGTTCGATCGACAGATCCGCAGAAACCTTAATGAAGCCTTATCTGCAGAATTTGGATCGGACAAACTGGTGCGTAGCTTAACAAATTATCAGGTGCACCTCAACTACCCGTTGATCGATTCGCTATCATTAGATTTGGAAAAAGTAAAAAAATCCATTATCAAAACACTGAAGAAAGAAGAAGGCATTGCATATGTCGTGGATATGGAAGGTGATCAAAACATGTTTATTCCAGCGCCGCTCCGCGAGAAAATCATTAATGGATACAACCGTAAAAACAGCGGGGCTATACAGATCATTGCTGAGCCACAGTGGTATTCCGGTTCCCCACGAGGCACGGGTACCACACATGGCGTATGGACGGCTTACGATTCACACATTCCTTTGGTATTTATGGGATGGGGAATCAAGCATGGCGTGAGCAACAAAGAAGTACATATTGTAGATATCGCACCAACAATCTCTTCGTTGCTACATATTATGGAGCCTAACGGGAATATTGGCAAACCTATCGTAGAGGTCTTGGGGCAATAGTTTCAGGAGCGAACTAATTTCCGTAACTTTGTATACAGAATTACTCGATTAAAGGAGAACATATGCTTTCTAAGAAAACAAAGTATGCCATCAAGGCGCTAATGGTTCTAGGACGAAACTATGGAAAAGAGCCGATGCAAATCGTAAAAATTGCAGAGGAAGAGCGCATTCCAAAGAAGTTTTTGGAACAAATTCTATTGGAAATGCGTAATGCTGGCATTCTCTACTCTAAGAAGGGCGCCGGTGGGGGGTATAGCCTGAACAAGGCTCCCGAAGACATCTTCCTTTCACAGGTGATGCGATTGATCGATGGACCTATCGCGTTGCTTCCCTGTGTCAGCCTTAACTTCTATCGTTCTTGCGAAGAGTGCGTAGAAGAGCATGCTTGCGGTATCCGCGACACTTTTGTCGAGGTCAGAAATGCGATGCTACAAATATTAAACGATACCAGCGTAGCGCAGCTGATCAATAAGGAAAAACAGCTGTCTTTTGATATAGACATTGAGTCATAAACGAGAAAGAGGAGCAAATTGCTCCTCTTTCTCGTTTATAGGCATTCCATTAACTTTTCGAATGCCATCCCACGTGAGGCCTTCAAAAGAATGGTGCTGTCTTTTATCGGTTGATCGAGGAGTGCTTTTCGAGCTTCCTCCGTTGTCTTATAAAATTCAGCGGCTTCGTGCTGATGTTCAGCAAAAGCCTTTCCCACAAAAATAGTACGTTGCACAGGAATGCTATTTGCCATTACGACCAATTTCTGGTGCTCGGCGAAGCTTTCTTCTCCCATCTCGAACATATCACCCAAAATAATTGCCTTCTGCGGAGCTTCAATAAAAGCAATATTATCCAAAGCGGCGGCCATGCTGCTGGCATTGGCATTGTAGTAGTCGGCAATTACCGTATTGTGCGCTGTCTTTGTTATTTGTGATCGATTATTTGTTGGGGCGTAACCACTAATTCCACGATTTATCTCGTCGTCTGTCACACCAAGAAAGGCTCCTACGGCTGCTGCTGCTAAGATATTTTCCGCATTATAGGATCCAGTTAGTTGGGTATCCACGGTATAACGTGGTCCTTCGTTTCGTTGCCATGTTATTTTTAAGAAAGGATTGGCCAATTCCAATCTGCCGACAATAGCATTTGATTGAGAAAACCCGTAGCGCACCACCTTATCGATATTTCGCTGCCGCTCCATCTCTGTCAGATGCTCGTTATCCCCCTGTATAAAGAGCACGCCAGCATGGGATTTTAGGTAATCGTAGAGCTCTCCTTTTGTTTTTTTAACTCCCTCGAAGGAGCCAAATCCTTCAAGATGTGCCTTACCCACATTAGTAATCAAGCCATGTGTAGGAGCGGCTATTTCGGAGAGGAAAGCAATTTCCCCTTGGTGGTTTGCGCCCATCTCAATGACCGCTACTTCGACACTATCGTCGATAGAGAGCAGCGACAGCGGAACACCGATATGATTATTTAAATTCCCTTTGGTGGCAAAGGTCTTATAGTGTTGGGATAAAACAGCGAACAACAGTTCCTTGGTTGTCGTTTTACCATTCGTGCCGGTGATTCCGATCACCGGAATATGTAATTGCTTGCGATGGTGACGCGCAAGATCTTGTAAGGTCTGCAGCACATCCTCCACCAAGATAAAGCGATCGTCCGTAGCATACTTTTCCTCATCGACCACCGCCAAGCTAGCCCCAGCGCCAAGGGCATCGGCGGCAAATGTATTCGCGTTGAATTTTTCACCTTTTAACGCAAAGAATATGCTCCCTTCAAGAATATTGCGTGTGTCGGTAGCAATCAATCGGTTTTTAATATAATGTTGATACAACTGCTCTATGGTCATGGTCGTTCGTTTTCAACAAAGGTAAGCATCGTCCGTCTAAAAATGAGGTTGCTTTTGCTTCAATTTACATCATCCTCATTTTAAGCAGCTACACATAAAAACACATGGGCGGCAACTGTTCACCCTGTTGCCGCCCATGGTTCTATATCGCATCTGTCGTATGTACCTTTAATTTAGCTTATACGCTTTGACGCTGTTATTGTTAAAGGTTGGGATAAAAATGGTATTAGATTGCGGGTGATATCCTAAATCTGCCGTATTCATCTTTCCGCGTACATCCAGAAGCTTATCAAAGGAACCGTCTGCTTTGACATGGTAAATCAGTCCTCCCCAACAAGTGACTAAAAACTCATCGTTACCGATGGGCTCCAGACCATCTCCGCCAAGCTCAAAGCCTTTCGCAATTATGGAACTCTTCTTATTGGCATCAATTTTCCAAAGTTCCGGTCCAACCAATGCATACAGATGTCCGTTGGAATATTTTAGTCCATTGACCGAAGGTGTATTTTCCAAGTAAACAGCTGGTCTATTGTTTCGCATTTGGTATATCTTTCCCGATCGCGTATCAGAAACGTAAACCACCCCATTATCATCAATGGTGACATCATTTAACATGACGGCTCCTGGGAATTCAATTTGGTTAACCACATTACCCGTGACTACATCAATCACCCAAACCGAGGTGACGTCGGCCACGTACAACAAATCTTTATATAGCGCTAAGCCCTTAGGGGCATCCATTTCTGTAATCCAGTCTTTTTGCTTGATTGATCCATCCAAATTAAGAATGGCGACGCCGCCTTTGCCATCCTTCGCCATGGCATCGCCGTCAATGAGCGAAACATAGAGCAAATCGTTTTTGGCCGAATAAAGCACAGACTCGGGCGTCGGAAGATCCTTGGTTTCCCAAAGTTCGGTAAGCTGCCTTTGGGCAAATGCTGTCGTGGATAGACAGGCTCCCAAGGCTAAAAAGAATAATTTTTTCATGTATATCTGTTTTTCTAAGTGATCTATTCGTATCAAGATTTGCAGTATCCACGTACCTTAATCTGCCTACAAGATATAGCTTTTTTGCAGATTATTCCATAAGTGTACCCCTTCATAGTAAACGAATATATAGCCACATTGTTTAGATATCGTCTTTTTTGATCCATTTAGGAACAGCCGTAGGTTCGTAGCGTTCCATTTTATCCAAGAGCTCCTCGATGGTATCTGCCACCAGTAGCATTGATCGATTTTCAGGCTTTAACAAACCTTCCGCCACCATATGATCGACGAAGCTGATCAGATGTTGGTAGAAATTATTGGTATTAAGCAGGCCTACAGGCTTTTTGTGTAGACCGAGCTGTGCCCAAGTAATCATCTCAAAGAGCTCTTCGAGTGTTCCAAATCCTCCGGGCAAGGCAATGACGCCCTCCGCATAGTCGTTCATAATACGCTTCCTATCGTGCATGGTATCCACGGTAATCAGCGTTGTGATGCCGGTATGCTCACGCTCTTTGGAATTCAGAAAATGCGGAATTACGCCGACCACATTTCCACCTGCCTCCAGCGCCGCATTCGCCACTGTCCCCATCAATCCTACTTTACCACCGCCATATACCAATTGAATATGACGCTCGGCCATAACGCGTCCAGCATGTGCCGCCTGCTCCCGATACACATCGCTGTGACCAAAACTCGATGCGCAATACACGACGATACTTTTTAGTTTCATACACAAGTATAAACAAAAAGCCGCAGGTTTTACTATCCTACGGCCTTATTGTCTTCTTTCAGCTTCTGTTATTGCACAGGCTACAGCGCTCTATTTTTTTCTTCGGAATCTGTTGAAGTGCGTTTGGTCTGC
This genomic window contains:
- a CDS encoding UDP-N-acetylmuramoyl-tripeptide--D-alanyl-D-alanine ligase, encoding MTIEQLYQHYIKNRLIATDTRNILEGSIFFALKGEKFNANTFAADALGAGASLAVVDEEKYATDDRFILVEDVLQTLQDLARHHRKQLHIPVIGITGTNGKTTTKELLFAVLSQHYKTFATKGNLNNHIGVPLSLLSIDDSVEVAVIEMGANHQGEIAFLSEIAAPTHGLITNVGKAHLEGFGSFEGVKKTKGELYDYLKSHAGVLFIQGDNEHLTEMERQRNIDKVVRYGFSQSNAIVGRLELANPFLKITWQRNEGPRYTVDTQLTGSYNAENILAAAAVGAFLGVTDDEINRGISGYAPTNNRSQITKTAHNTVIADYYNANASSMAAALDNIAFIEAPQKAIILGDMFEMGEESFAEHQKLVVMANSIPVQRTIFVGKAFAEHQHEAAEFYKTTEEARKALLDQPIKDSTILLKASRGMAFEKLMECL
- a CDS encoding LOG family protein codes for the protein MKLKSIVVYCASSFGHSDVYREQAAHAGRVMAERHIQLVYGGGKVGLMGTVANAALEAGGNVVGVIPHFLNSKEREHTGITTLITVDTMHDRKRIMNDYAEGVIALPGGFGTLEELFEMITWAQLGLHKKPVGLLNTNNFYQHLISFVDHMVAEGLLKPENRSMLLVADTIEELLDKMERYEPTAVPKWIKKDDI
- a CDS encoding RrF2 family transcriptional regulator, yielding MLSKKTKYAIKALMVLGRNYGKEPMQIVKIAEEERIPKKFLEQILLEMRNAGILYSKKGAGGGYSLNKAPEDIFLSQVMRLIDGPIALLPCVSLNFYRSCEECVEEHACGIRDTFVEVRNAMLQILNDTSVAQLINKEKQLSFDIDIES
- a CDS encoding SMP-30/gluconolactonase/LRE family protein, which encodes MKKLFFLALGACLSTTAFAQRQLTELWETKDLPTPESVLYSAKNDLLYVSLIDGDAMAKDGKGGVAILNLDGSIKQKDWITEMDAPKGLALYKDLLYVADVTSVWVIDVVTGNVVNQIEFPGAVMLNDVTIDDNGVVYVSDTRSGKIYQMRNNRPAVYLENTPSVNGLKYSNGHLYALVGPELWKIDANKKSSIIAKGFELGGDGLEPIGNDEFLVTCWGGLIYHVKADGSFDKLLDVRGKMNTADLGYHPQSNTIFIPTFNNNSVKAYKLN
- the pafA gene encoding alkaline phosphatase PafA, translated to MWKSFFTGLLSVALAVPGMAQPARPKLVVGLMVDQMRWDYLYRFADRYGNDGFKRLLNDGFSCENTIINYIPTYTAIGHSSVYTGSVPSIHGIAGNDWIIQATGESMYCTQDNNVQGVGTTEKEGQQSPRNLLASTVTDQLKLATNFQSKVVGVAIKDRGGILPAGHFADAAYWFESKSGDWITSSFYMKSLPSWVSKFNKQKLAEKYLKQDWNTLYPIETYATNSIADNNPYEGKWAGEESPTFPRKTSLLMKDAGYELIKTTPQGNTFTLDFAKAAIENEQLGNNPSKSTDFLCVSLSATDYVGHRYSLSAVEIEDTYLRLDRDIADFLAYLDKTVGKDNYTLFLTADHAASYNPMYYTDQKGNGGYLFDRQIRRNLNEALSAEFGSDKLVRSLTNYQVHLNYPLIDSLSLDLEKVKKSIIKTLKKEEGIAYVVDMEGDQNMFIPAPLREKIINGYNRKNSGAIQIIAEPQWYSGSPRGTGTTHGVWTAYDSHIPLVFMGWGIKHGVSNKEVHIVDIAPTISSLLHIMEPNGNIGKPIVEVLGQ